A stretch of Sandaracinaceae bacterium DNA encodes these proteins:
- a CDS encoding tetratricopeptide repeat protein: MAVGLAVAALGSAPARAQEDASLDQAVVLFQRAEQRFRQGDYETAATLLREAIALEPAPPLYFNLGRALEELGDLRGAREAYESFLELAPEHPERATVEARVVELTAAEARADAEAARAREEAEARAAAEAEAEAAREAPTLAPRSPDAAPWILAGAALVPLGVGVVFGVLFEDAVAAARAAPSQADAGPFVADAELFGGLATASFVLSGVLAVAGTVWGLIDLATLSAGDGGQASVRVGPGRLVLEGAL, from the coding sequence GTGGCGGTCGGGCTGGCGGTCGCGGCCCTGGGGAGCGCGCCCGCACGCGCGCAAGAGGACGCCTCGCTGGATCAGGCCGTCGTGCTCTTCCAGCGGGCGGAGCAGCGCTTTCGCCAGGGCGACTACGAGACCGCCGCGACCCTGCTGCGGGAGGCCATCGCGCTCGAGCCGGCGCCGCCCCTGTACTTCAACCTCGGCCGCGCGCTCGAAGAGCTCGGTGACCTGCGCGGCGCACGCGAGGCCTACGAGTCCTTCCTGGAGCTCGCCCCGGAGCACCCCGAGCGGGCGACGGTGGAGGCGCGCGTGGTGGAGCTGACCGCGGCGGAGGCCCGCGCGGACGCCGAAGCGGCGCGCGCCCGCGAAGAGGCCGAGGCCCGCGCGGCGGCCGAGGCCGAGGCCGAGGCGGCGCGGGAGGCCCCGACCCTCGCTCCGCGGAGCCCGGACGCCGCGCCGTGGATCCTCGCCGGGGCGGCGCTGGTCCCGCTCGGGGTCGGCGTGGTGTTCGGCGTGCTCTTCGAGGACGCGGTCGCGGCCGCGCGCGCGGCTCCGAGCCAGGCCGACGCGGGGCCGTTCGTGGCCGACGCGGAGCTCTTCGGGGGGCTCGCCACGGCGTCCTTCGTGCTCTCCGGCGTGCTGGCCGTCGCGGGGACCGTGTGGGGCCTGATCGACCTGGCCACGCTCTCGGCGGGCGACGGGGGGCAGGCGTCCGTGCGCGTCGGCCCGGGTAGGTTGGTCCTGGAGGGCGCGCTCTGA
- the nagZ gene encoding beta-N-acetylhexosaminidase, which yields MMDSELRALAGQVIVAGYPAGEPPEAIRRRLGAQALAGVILFKRNLEGLSPLEVARHVAAIAAATSGPAPLVAVDQEGGRVERLKSPVLELPPMRVLGDRDDPALTRRAGRVLGEQLAALGFTVDFAPVLDVDTNPENPVIGDRSFGADPEKVARHGLAFASGLADAGLLACGKHFPGHGDTASDSHFDLPSLPHDMARLEAVELVPFRAAAGVVGSIMTAHIVFEALDPDRPATLSKRVITGLLRETLGYDGLIVSDDLEMKAIADHYSTGQAAVEAIAAGCDVLLICKTVALVDEAVEALAAEAAHDPAFADRLREAAGRVHAARARLRCAPVTDADALARLFASPSAASLREALG from the coding sequence ATGATGGATTCCGAGCTTCGTGCCCTCGCGGGCCAGGTGATCGTGGCGGGCTACCCCGCGGGTGAGCCGCCGGAGGCGATCCGTCGCCGCCTCGGCGCGCAGGCCCTGGCCGGGGTGATCCTCTTCAAGCGCAACCTCGAGGGCCTGAGTCCGCTCGAGGTGGCGCGGCACGTCGCGGCGATCGCCGCGGCCACTTCGGGGCCGGCGCCGCTGGTCGCGGTCGACCAGGAGGGCGGGCGGGTCGAGCGGCTGAAGTCCCCCGTGCTCGAGCTGCCCCCGATGCGGGTGCTCGGCGATCGCGACGACCCCGCGCTGACCCGACGGGCGGGGCGCGTGCTCGGAGAGCAGCTCGCGGCCCTGGGGTTCACGGTCGACTTCGCCCCCGTGCTGGACGTCGACACCAACCCCGAGAACCCGGTGATCGGCGATCGGAGCTTCGGCGCCGATCCGGAGAAGGTGGCGCGGCACGGGCTGGCCTTCGCCTCCGGGCTCGCCGACGCGGGGCTGCTCGCGTGCGGCAAGCACTTCCCGGGACACGGGGACACGGCGAGCGACAGCCACTTCGACCTGCCGTCGCTGCCCCACGACATGGCCCGGCTCGAGGCGGTGGAGCTGGTCCCCTTCCGCGCGGCGGCGGGCGTGGTCGGCTCGATCATGACCGCGCACATCGTCTTCGAGGCCCTCGACCCCGATCGGCCCGCGACGCTCTCGAAGCGGGTGATCACGGGCCTGCTCCGCGAGACGCTCGGCTACGACGGGCTGATCGTGAGCGACGACCTGGAGATGAAGGCGATCGCCGACCACTACTCGACGGGGCAGGCCGCGGTCGAGGCCATCGCGGCGGGCTGCGACGTGCTCCTCATCTGCAAGACCGTCGCGCTCGTGGACGAGGCGGTGGAGGCCCTCGCCGCCGAGGCCGCGCACGACCCCGCCTTCGCCGACCGGCTGAGGGAGGCCGCGGGGCGGGTGCACGCCGCGCGCGCTCGTCTCCGCTGCGCCCCGGTCACCGACGCCGACGCGCTCGCGCGCCTCTTCGCGTCCCCGTCCGCCGCGTCCTTGCGCGAAGCGCTGGGGTGA
- a CDS encoding TetR family transcriptional regulator — protein MPRPPQPEKRLELARQAVEVMQREGLDVPMKRLAEALGIKRPTLLYHFPTRGHIVERALEDLLTRQATFVLAKIAEHTHPVLRLDAQMRAVHAFHDGQEPRLMFLMQALAACSRERMDEVIDVGNRVFEAHRRAAVARLREGIEAGTVAPHDPEALVVLVRATIDGLMVQRVMTGVALAPAQDLFFERTLRPLIRAPEDT, from the coding sequence GTGCCTCGCCCCCCGCAGCCGGAGAAGCGCCTCGAGCTCGCGCGGCAAGCCGTGGAGGTGATGCAGCGCGAGGGCCTCGACGTGCCGATGAAGCGGTTGGCCGAGGCGCTGGGCATCAAGCGGCCGACGCTGCTCTATCACTTCCCGACCCGGGGCCACATCGTCGAGCGGGCGCTCGAGGACCTGCTCACCCGGCAGGCCACGTTCGTGCTCGCGAAGATCGCCGAGCACACGCACCCCGTGCTGCGTCTCGACGCGCAGATGCGCGCCGTGCACGCCTTCCACGACGGCCAGGAGCCGCGCCTGATGTTCCTGATGCAGGCGCTGGCCGCCTGCTCTCGGGAGCGCATGGACGAGGTCATCGACGTCGGCAACCGCGTCTTCGAGGCGCACCGACGGGCCGCCGTCGCGCGGCTCCGGGAGGGCATCGAGGCCGGCACCGTCGCGCCCCATGATCCGGAGGCGCTGGTCGTGCTCGTGCGCGCGACGATCGACGGCCTGATGGTGCAACGCGTGATGACGGGTGTGGCGCTCGCGCCGGCCCAGGACCTCTTCTTCGAACGAACGCTGCGCCCCCTCATCCGGGCGCCGGAGGACACATGA
- a CDS encoding type III pantothenate kinase, whose translation MTRRSNQATEGAMLLVVDVGNTQTVLGFYEDDDLIHDFRIGSDKERTLDEYHVLLRSLLDVAEITRDEVEAAIIASVVPAVTEILSAAISLAFGFDPLVVGPGIKTGVPILYENPREVGADRIVNAVAAFDRVGEAVIVVDFGTATTFDVVSPKGEYLGGVIAPGIQISADALFARAAKLPRVEVAKPPRVVGRNTINSMQSGIVFGYVGLVDGIVERIRAELGYPLRVIATGGLARLVQPESKTIESVAPELTLEGLRLLYERNR comes from the coding sequence TTGACGCGCCGCTCCAACCAGGCCACCGAAGGGGCCATGCTGCTCGTCGTCGACGTGGGGAACACGCAGACCGTCCTCGGCTTCTACGAGGACGACGACCTGATCCACGACTTCCGGATCGGCTCGGACAAGGAGCGCACGCTCGACGAGTACCACGTGCTCCTGCGGTCCCTGCTCGACGTGGCGGAGATCACGCGGGACGAGGTCGAGGCGGCGATCATCGCCTCGGTCGTCCCGGCCGTGACCGAGATCCTCAGCGCGGCGATCTCGCTCGCCTTCGGCTTCGATCCGCTCGTGGTCGGCCCCGGGATCAAGACCGGCGTGCCCATCCTCTACGAGAACCCGCGCGAGGTCGGCGCGGACCGCATCGTCAACGCCGTCGCCGCCTTCGACCGCGTCGGCGAGGCGGTGATCGTCGTCGACTTCGGCACCGCGACCACCTTCGACGTGGTCAGCCCCAAGGGCGAGTACCTCGGGGGCGTCATCGCGCCCGGCATCCAGATCAGCGCCGACGCGCTCTTCGCCCGCGCGGCCAAGCTGCCCCGGGTCGAGGTCGCCAAGCCCCCGCGCGTGGTCGGGCGCAACACGATCAACTCCATGCAGTCCGGCATCGTCTTCGGCTACGTCGGCCTGGTCGACGGCATCGTCGAGCGGATCCGCGCCGAGCTGGGCTACCCGCTCCGCGTCATCGCCACCGGTGGGCTCGCGCGGCTCGTGCAGCCGGAGAGCAAGACGATCGAGAGCGTCGCCCCCGAGCTCACCCTCGAGGGCCTGCGGCTCCTCTACGAGCGCAACCGCTGA
- a CDS encoding S8 family serine peptidase — protein sequence MRAVLGLAVVLGVVLGALGPRIADAQLPERFPRRPLTEVARRQVGADVVAEVDGLSGAGVSVCLVDTGVDGAHPAIGSIALAYDALGEPSGHPLEEGLGGRVSDRSTDPHGHGTAMASIVSAMAPGASLLVARAYDATLEGFPDDAVVRAVRFCRRAAPGALVISLSLGGHDGPHDGTGRFEAALLDAAGGAPIVAAAGNDGASATRAAGRLVRGETARTEVRVPRPTVDDPEIGLTISFRPASPDAAWRLDFGEVGALDWQPGVVSSRDSFGDVRYEIRPDPEDPRVARVRVLAEPTAFESFHVDVRGPASFDLFFARSRVGQTFLPAGLSGPWVRGDGTVHVPATAGEIIAVGATVSRSEVRTRARTLTQEGEAVASYSSRGPTPSGRPKPDLVAPGGWILAALSADLDLDDPANLLRGRPDELVTPEGRVAVRGTSASAAVVAGALALMLERDPSRAADARALLIQSASDDTWTAARGWGELDVRALRDAWDGRLARPAALAFTRPWVPTDDALHLIGRASATTVSRDGRTWRLPARAGVVEGAFDPGPGLVGHPLRLAWRADGADGVLEVPVVFDRSARGPVAAGGGACAVSPRPRSPRAMLLAFVLLGGLIVRRLLSRERIRRAHRAGGLIRSVEMSPLRAARGLALLVLAFGGSPGCSVPGDLLLERACPCLEAQGYVCDRSTNTCVPSARLPDGATVGDAGPMDGGPIDAGPVDAGPVDAGPPAEPPSVPTDCWRPAGACDWSAPDAFTFEPDDGTTLGALSIVNNVGYSPDGCELFFDSSGGELHVARRAAHGAPFEDQGVVDGVEMPGTRETSASITPDGLQIFYATDRDGDFVTVESATRPDRDSPWTMPTRQPGLSFAGVNNWDGLLAPHGLRFYWSPERPGGQDLYVAARASLDEPFEVGLLVEELAGPGSQAEAGATADGRVLTFVSDAPELGGRQMVYATRASWLDAFGPIREIPGAFLAAGEEAETTVSADGCEILIGRSRAVHRLLYQPR from the coding sequence ATGCGCGCGGTCCTCGGGCTCGCCGTCGTGCTCGGCGTCGTGCTCGGCGCCCTCGGTCCGCGCATCGCCGACGCGCAGCTGCCCGAGCGCTTCCCGCGGCGGCCGCTGACGGAGGTGGCGCGGCGACAGGTCGGCGCCGACGTGGTGGCCGAGGTGGACGGGCTCAGCGGCGCCGGAGTCTCGGTCTGCCTCGTCGACACCGGCGTCGACGGCGCGCACCCCGCGATCGGGTCCATCGCCCTCGCCTACGACGCGCTCGGGGAGCCCTCGGGTCACCCCCTCGAGGAGGGCCTCGGCGGCCGCGTGTCCGACAGGTCGACCGATCCCCACGGGCACGGCACCGCGATGGCGTCGATCGTCTCGGCGATGGCCCCGGGCGCGTCGCTCCTGGTCGCGCGCGCCTACGACGCCACCCTCGAAGGGTTCCCCGACGACGCCGTGGTGCGGGCGGTGCGCTTCTGCCGCCGGGCCGCGCCGGGGGCGCTGGTGATCTCGCTCAGCCTCGGCGGGCACGACGGCCCGCACGACGGAACCGGGCGCTTCGAGGCGGCGCTGCTCGACGCGGCGGGCGGCGCGCCGATCGTGGCCGCGGCGGGCAACGACGGCGCGAGCGCGACGCGCGCGGCCGGGCGCCTGGTGCGGGGGGAGACGGCGCGGACCGAGGTGCGGGTGCCCCGCCCGACCGTCGACGATCCCGAGATCGGGCTGACGATCTCGTTCCGCCCCGCCTCGCCCGACGCGGCCTGGCGCCTCGACTTCGGCGAGGTCGGCGCGCTCGACTGGCAACCCGGCGTGGTGTCCTCGCGGGATTCGTTCGGCGACGTCCGCTACGAGATCCGTCCGGACCCGGAGGACCCTCGGGTGGCGCGCGTGCGCGTGCTCGCGGAGCCGACCGCGTTCGAGAGCTTTCACGTCGACGTCCGCGGCCCGGCGTCGTTCGACCTGTTCTTCGCGCGATCGCGCGTCGGGCAGACCTTCCTGCCGGCGGGGCTGTCGGGGCCGTGGGTCCGCGGCGACGGCACCGTGCACGTGCCCGCCACCGCGGGGGAGATCATCGCGGTCGGCGCCACGGTCTCGCGATCCGAGGTCCGGACCCGCGCGCGAACGCTCACCCAGGAGGGCGAGGCGGTGGCCTCGTACTCCTCGCGCGGGCCGACCCCCAGCGGCCGCCCCAAGCCGGACCTCGTCGCGCCGGGCGGCTGGATCCTGGCCGCTCTCAGCGCCGATCTCGACCTCGACGATCCGGCCAACCTGCTGCGCGGTCGGCCCGACGAGCTGGTCACGCCCGAAGGCCGCGTGGCGGTCCGGGGGACCAGCGCGTCGGCCGCGGTGGTCGCGGGCGCGCTCGCCCTGATGCTGGAGCGCGACCCCAGCCGCGCCGCCGACGCGCGCGCGCTCCTGATCCAGAGCGCGAGCGACGACACCTGGACCGCGGCGCGCGGCTGGGGCGAGCTCGACGTGCGCGCCCTCCGCGACGCCTGGGACGGTCGGCTCGCGCGCCCCGCCGCGCTCGCCTTCACCCGCCCATGGGTCCCGACCGACGACGCGCTGCACCTGATCGGGCGCGCCTCGGCGACGACCGTCTCCCGCGACGGCCGCACCTGGCGCCTCCCCGCGCGCGCCGGCGTGGTCGAGGGGGCGTTCGACCCCGGGCCGGGCCTCGTCGGCCATCCCCTGCGGCTGGCCTGGCGCGCCGACGGCGCGGACGGGGTGCTCGAGGTGCCCGTGGTGTTCGACCGAAGCGCGCGCGGGCCGGTCGCGGCCGGCGGGGGCGCGTGCGCCGTCTCGCCGAGGCCCCGCTCGCCCCGCGCGATGCTCCTCGCCTTCGTTCTGCTCGGCGGGCTGATCGTCCGGCGGCTTCTGTCGCGCGAACGAATCCGTCGGGCCCACCGCGCCGGGGGGCTGATACGCTCCGTCGAGATGTCTCCGCTTCGAGCAGCTCGAGGGCTCGCGCTCCTCGTCCTGGCGTTCGGGGGCTCGCCCGGGTGCAGCGTGCCGGGCGACCTGCTGCTGGAGCGGGCGTGCCCCTGCCTCGAGGCGCAGGGTTACGTGTGCGATCGCTCGACCAACACGTGCGTGCCGAGCGCTCGCTTGCCCGACGGCGCGACGGTCGGGGACGCCGGCCCGATGGACGGCGGCCCCATCGACGCCGGTCCCGTCGACGCGGGTCCCGTCGACGCCGGGCCGCCCGCTGAGCCTCCCTCCGTGCCCACCGACTGCTGGCGCCCCGCCGGCGCCTGTGATTGGTCCGCGCCCGACGCCTTCACCTTCGAGCCCGATGACGGCACGACGCTCGGCGCCCTGTCCATCGTCAACAACGTCGGATACAGCCCCGACGGCTGCGAGCTCTTCTTCGACTCCAGCGGCGGCGAGCTGCACGTGGCGCGTCGCGCGGCACACGGCGCCCCCTTCGAGGACCAGGGCGTCGTCGACGGGGTCGAGATGCCCGGCACGCGCGAGACGAGCGCGTCGATCACCCCGGACGGCCTGCAGATCTTCTACGCGACCGACCGGGACGGTGACTTCGTGACGGTCGAGAGCGCCACCCGGCCCGACCGGGACAGCCCCTGGACCATGCCGACGCGGCAACCCGGGCTGTCCTTCGCGGGCGTGAACAACTGGGACGGCCTCCTGGCGCCACATGGGTTGCGATTCTACTGGTCCCCCGAGCGCCCGGGTGGCCAGGACCTCTACGTGGCCGCGCGCGCGTCCCTGGACGAGCCGTTCGAGGTCGGGCTGCTGGTCGAGGAGCTCGCGGGGCCCGGCAGCCAGGCCGAAGCCGGCGCCACCGCGGACGGACGCGTGCTCACCTTCGTCTCCGACGCGCCGGAGCTCGGAGGGCGGCAGATGGTCTACGCCACACGCGCCAGCTGGCTCGACGCGTTCGGGCCCATTCGAGAGATCCCCGGAGCCTTCCTGGCCGCGGGCGAGGAGGCCGAGACCACGGTCAGCGCGGACGGCTGCGAGATCCTCATCGGGCGCAGCCGAGCGGTGCACCGCCTGCTCTATCAGCCTCGCTGA
- a CDS encoding serine/threonine-protein kinase — MFGGAAGAESTEQPSSVGGYTIVGELATGGMAELFLARRVGPEGFARSVVVKRILPHLAKSDEFVRMFLDEARIAAGIRHPNVVSVEELGRDGDSLFMVMEYLSGESLHALIAELARRNRHLDPALAAHVVAEACAGLHAAHEMTDDSGRPLEVVHRDVSPQNLFITYDGSVKVLDFGIAKAADRLTRTETGYFKGKFAYMAPEQIKEQPVDRRADVFALGVVLFEALTGRRLFRTKNPAATLRAVLESSIVRPSAIRPNIPSALDEACLKALSRPIDQRHATAAELRRDLLRAVPPGDDLPEARLKGLMETLFAARAEEKSEMVRRVRDGEQVERLVTEPSEESDIPSVGSDFAQLADEPVAPSGRRGLRWLVGALLALVFAAGVGATFAVMEPSERAAPRRAPRVPVELAFTTEPAGATLHGPEGLVGVTPTTLRVPKTSASLTFRLELDGYAPWTDEVTPTTNQRMHVLLSPDAPPEPDPEVVQAPPPSTSRPTGRSSARRRGRGESRRQGREGNPFQMWN, encoded by the coding sequence ATGTTCGGGGGGGCAGCCGGAGCGGAGTCGACGGAGCAGCCGAGCTCCGTCGGCGGCTATACGATCGTGGGCGAGCTCGCGACGGGCGGCATGGCCGAGCTGTTCCTCGCGCGACGGGTCGGCCCCGAGGGCTTCGCGCGCAGCGTCGTCGTCAAGCGCATCCTCCCCCACCTCGCGAAGAGCGACGAGTTCGTCCGCATGTTCCTGGACGAGGCGCGCATCGCGGCCGGCATCCGTCACCCCAACGTCGTGAGCGTCGAGGAGCTCGGCCGGGACGGCGACTCGCTCTTCATGGTGATGGAGTACCTCTCGGGGGAGAGCCTCCACGCGCTGATCGCCGAGCTCGCTCGGCGCAACCGACACCTCGATCCCGCGCTGGCGGCGCACGTCGTCGCCGAGGCGTGCGCGGGCCTCCACGCGGCCCACGAGATGACGGACGACTCGGGCCGGCCGCTCGAGGTCGTGCACCGCGACGTGTCGCCGCAGAACCTCTTCATCACCTACGACGGCTCCGTGAAGGTCCTCGACTTCGGGATCGCCAAGGCGGCCGACCGCCTGACCCGCACCGAGACCGGCTACTTCAAGGGCAAGTTCGCGTACATGGCGCCCGAGCAGATCAAGGAGCAGCCCGTCGACCGCCGCGCCGACGTGTTCGCGCTCGGGGTCGTGCTCTTCGAGGCGCTCACCGGCCGCCGCCTGTTCCGCACCAAGAACCCGGCCGCCACCCTCCGCGCGGTCCTGGAGTCGTCGATCGTCCGGCCGTCGGCGATCCGCCCGAACATCCCCTCCGCCCTCGACGAGGCTTGCCTCAAGGCCCTCTCGCGGCCCATCGATCAGCGCCACGCCACCGCGGCGGAGCTGCGCCGTGATCTGCTCCGCGCGGTGCCGCCCGGCGACGATCTCCCCGAGGCGCGCCTCAAGGGGCTCATGGAGACCCTCTTCGCTGCGCGCGCGGAGGAGAAGTCCGAGATGGTGCGTCGCGTCCGCGACGGCGAGCAGGTCGAGCGGCTGGTCACCGAGCCGTCCGAAGAGTCCGACATCCCGAGCGTGGGCAGCGACTTCGCGCAGCTCGCGGACGAGCCGGTCGCGCCGTCGGGCCGCCGAGGCCTGCGCTGGCTCGTCGGCGCGCTGCTCGCGCTGGTCTTCGCCGCTGGCGTCGGCGCCACCTTCGCCGTGATGGAGCCGTCCGAGCGCGCCGCGCCCCGCCGCGCCCCGCGCGTGCCGGTCGAGCTCGCCTTCACGACCGAGCCCGCCGGCGCGACGCTGCACGGGCCCGAGGGCCTGGTCGGCGTGACCCCGACGACCCTGCGCGTGCCGAAGACGAGCGCCTCGCTGACCTTCCGGCTCGAGCTCGACGGCTACGCGCCGTGGACGGACGAGGTGACGCCGACCACGAACCAACGCATGCATGTTCTGTTGTCGCCGGACGCGCCGCCGGAGCCGGATCCCGAGGTCGTCCAGGCGCCCCCTCCCTCCACGAGCCGTCCCACCGGGCGATCGAGCGCGCGCCGTCGTGGCCGCGGGGAGTCCCGCCGCCAGGGGCGCGAGGGCAACCCCTTCCAGATGTGGAACTGA
- a CDS encoding M81 family metallopeptidase: MARTGRGGRPLRVGYGRIFHEANAFSPLRTERGDFERMHRVVGPQLAAASGLRGSELAGYMPHAELSGFRAAARLAGGVETVPLASSLAVPSGPVTRACFDFLVDDLVARVEAAGALDGVYLALHGSMEVAGLDEAPEAVILRRVRGALPGGAKIAASFDLHANLSAGMVEPLDTLVAYRTNPHWDLAPTGFRAGNRLIRSLRGQIRPTHAWRKLPMVLGGGMTIDFLAPMRGVFRWMRRLERDPRVLSASLFMVHPFTSATDLGWAAHVATDGDPRLADELADHLADRAWAQRHAELPPMRTVSEALEETAESAQSPWRKLGPVCFVDVDDIVGAGAPGGNTHFAQAFAEDSRGLRGYVPVHDPAAVEAAWAAGEGTALGLTLRGTPGYGQPAVELDARVAKLHTSDFGRVARLDVQGRGGGFHVAVSESPPLPIHPRFWRELGLDPREADVIVQKNFFHYRMFYATTSFSHVPVISDGATSLERLRTRAFRVPTFPGTDPGDWRLSDRVLRDATPQRAQRLRS, from the coding sequence ATGGCTCGCACCGGCCGCGGCGGCCGCCCCTTGCGCGTCGGCTACGGGCGCATCTTCCACGAGGCCAACGCCTTCTCTCCGCTGCGGACCGAGCGCGGTGACTTCGAGCGCATGCACCGCGTCGTGGGGCCGCAGCTCGCCGCCGCGTCCGGGCTGCGCGGGAGCGAGCTCGCGGGCTACATGCCGCACGCCGAGCTCAGCGGGTTCCGCGCGGCGGCGCGCCTCGCGGGCGGGGTCGAGACCGTGCCGCTCGCCTCCTCGCTCGCGGTGCCCAGCGGGCCCGTCACGCGCGCCTGCTTCGACTTCCTCGTCGACGATCTGGTGGCGCGCGTGGAGGCCGCGGGCGCGCTCGACGGCGTCTACCTGGCCCTGCACGGCTCGATGGAGGTGGCGGGCCTGGACGAGGCGCCCGAGGCGGTGATCCTGCGCCGCGTCCGGGGTGCGCTGCCCGGCGGCGCGAAGATCGCGGCGAGCTTCGATCTGCACGCGAACCTGTCCGCCGGGATGGTCGAGCCGCTCGACACGCTGGTCGCCTACCGGACCAACCCCCACTGGGACCTCGCGCCGACGGGCTTCCGCGCGGGCAACCGCTTGATCCGCAGCCTCCGCGGTCAGATCCGCCCCACGCACGCGTGGCGCAAGCTCCCGATGGTCCTCGGCGGCGGCATGACGATCGACTTCCTCGCGCCGATGCGGGGCGTCTTCCGCTGGATGCGCCGGCTCGAGCGGGACCCGCGGGTCCTGAGCGCCAGCCTCTTCATGGTGCACCCCTTCACGTCGGCGACCGATCTCGGCTGGGCCGCGCACGTCGCCACCGACGGAGACCCGCGGCTCGCGGACGAGCTGGCCGACCACCTCGCGGACCGCGCGTGGGCCCAGCGCCACGCCGAGCTGCCCCCGATGCGCACCGTCTCGGAGGCGCTGGAAGAGACGGCCGAGAGCGCACAGAGCCCGTGGCGCAAGCTCGGCCCCGTCTGCTTCGTCGACGTCGACGACATCGTCGGGGCCGGCGCCCCGGGCGGAAACACGCACTTCGCCCAGGCCTTCGCGGAGGACTCCCGGGGCCTCCGCGGCTATGTCCCGGTCCACGATCCGGCCGCGGTCGAGGCCGCGTGGGCCGCGGGGGAGGGGACGGCGCTCGGCCTCACCCTACGCGGCACGCCGGGATACGGTCAGCCCGCGGTGGAGCTCGACGCGAGGGTGGCGAAGCTGCACACGAGCGACTTCGGCCGCGTCGCGCGGCTCGACGTCCAGGGCCGCGGCGGGGGCTTCCACGTGGCCGTCAGCGAGAGCCCGCCGCTGCCCATCCATCCCCGGTTCTGGCGCGAGCTCGGCCTCGATCCACGCGAGGCCGATGTCATCGTGCAGAAGAACTTCTTCCACTACCGCATGTTCTACGCGACGACCTCGTTCTCACACGTCCCCGTGATCAGCGACGGCGCCACGAGCCTCGAGCGGCTGCGGACCCGCGCGTTCCGCGTGCCTACCTTCCCGGGGACCGATCCCGGCGACTGGCGGCTGTCGGACCGGGTGCTCCGCGACGCGACGCCGCAGCGCGCTCAGCGGTTGCGCTCGTAG